In the genome of Flaviflexus ciconiae, one region contains:
- the rplL gene encoding 50S ribosomal protein L7/L12, with amino-acid sequence MAKLTPEELIEAFKELTLVELNDFVKKFEEEFEVTAAAPVAAVAAGGAPAAGGEAAAEEEKSDFDVILAEIGDKKVQVIKEVRALTSLGLKEAKDLVDSAPKAVLEGVDKEAADKAKEALEAAGAKVELK; translated from the coding sequence ATGGCTAAGCTCACCCCCGAAGAGCTCATTGAGGCTTTCAAGGAGCTCACCCTCGTAGAGCTCAACGACTTCGTCAAGAAGTTCGAAGAGGAATTTGAAGTTACCGCTGCTGCTCCGGTTGCTGCTGTTGCAGCCGGTGGAGCTCCCGCCGCTGGTGGCGAGGCTGCTGCTGAGGAAGAGAAGTCGGACTTCGACGTCATCCTCGCAGAGATCGGCGACAAGAAGGTCCAGGTCATTAAGGAGGTCCGTGCACTCACGTCGCTCGGCCTCAAGGAAGCCAAGGACCTCGTTGACTCCGCTCCCAAGGCTGTCCTTGAGGGTGTCGACAAGGAGGCCGCTGACAAGGCCAAGGAGGCCCTCGAGGCCGCTGGCGCCAAGGTTGAGCTCAAGTAA
- a CDS encoding N-acetylmuramic acid 6-phosphate etherase has protein sequence MRTAIEGAEDDADAGAQDLLAHSITNCDVVVGITASGRTPYVLGAVQAAQRAGATTVGISNNDGSKLGSLVDIPIEVPVGPEVLAGSTRLKAGSAQKRVLNILTTATMVKLGKTYGNLMVDVSPTNEKLRERAINLVTRITGASEETALETLVAAQWRVKVAATMLTHSISPAEAEQVLAGKDGRLRLALADTK, from the coding sequence CTGCGCACTGCCATTGAGGGGGCCGAGGACGACGCCGACGCAGGGGCGCAAGATCTTCTCGCCCACTCAATCACCAATTGTGACGTCGTCGTCGGCATCACAGCGTCGGGGCGCACGCCCTACGTTCTGGGTGCGGTCCAGGCCGCACAGCGGGCCGGAGCCACGACTGTTGGCATCTCCAACAACGACGGCTCCAAACTGGGCTCCCTGGTCGATATTCCCATCGAGGTTCCCGTCGGCCCGGAAGTCCTCGCGGGATCAACCAGGCTCAAGGCTGGTTCAGCGCAAAAACGCGTGCTCAACATCCTGACCACCGCCACCATGGTTAAGCTGGGAAAGACCTACGGCAATCTCATGGTCGATGTCTCCCCGACCAACGAGAAGCTGCGTGAACGCGCAATCAACCTCGTCACTCGCATCACCGGAGCTAGCGAGGAAACTGCGCTGGAGACACTCGTGGCAGCACAGTGGCGAGTCAAGGTCGCAGCCACAATGCTCACCCACTCCATCAGCCCCGCAGAGGCCGAACAAGTCCTCGCAGGGAAAGACGGCAGACTTCGGCTCGCACTGGCCGACACCAAGTAG
- a CDS encoding glycoside hydrolase family 3 protein encodes MATTVRSALESVDEWSDEKLVGQLFCVASGRHAAQNVMGFGSADGASAEELHAELRDMIDQYKLGAVIYFPPGGDHEPVENIRTTMLDLQTAADVPLLISTDQENGTVARVRVGAVHMPGAMALVATGDRDLCAEVGRVTAEQLRAVGIHQNLAPVADVMMVADNPGVNIRTTGSDPRVSAEYVSTFVKAQGANGLASTLKHFPGYGSARVDAHFDLPSIPVSREEWDRTERIPFEAAIRSGAEAVMLGHVIFPALDPDNAATFSKPIVQGVLREDLGFDGVIVTDAMDMGGAARPEGPAEACVSALLAGVDQILMPSDLHSAYAAVLDALRNGRLDRERLCESARRILRLKLKVGLDDSDIPGLDVFSSERHKEIAERVARESLTVRDAEVFSPLEQSGSVLIAHPGIDPQKRGVNPGEVLKGMLEGAGHDVREVLWGGSEAEGGPWSNPDLNVSQAVLILRDAWKDGVDVAGVIDGLVGAGISVTVVAIRSPHDGVAVPSGVPLLYTYGDNGSAVRAAGRVLVGDEVPTGRCPMPVPSTGSRTQS; translated from the coding sequence ATGGCGACGACAGTGCGGTCTGCGCTCGAAAGCGTGGATGAGTGGAGCGACGAAAAGCTCGTAGGGCAACTGTTTTGCGTGGCGAGCGGCAGGCATGCCGCGCAGAATGTCATGGGGTTTGGCTCCGCTGACGGGGCGAGTGCCGAGGAACTCCATGCGGAGCTGCGGGACATGATCGATCAGTACAAACTTGGTGCGGTTATTTACTTCCCACCCGGTGGGGACCATGAGCCCGTCGAAAACATTCGCACCACCATGCTCGACCTGCAGACGGCAGCCGATGTGCCGCTACTGATTTCGACCGACCAGGAAAATGGCACCGTCGCTCGCGTGCGGGTGGGTGCGGTTCACATGCCCGGGGCAATGGCCCTTGTGGCAACCGGGGACCGTGACCTCTGCGCAGAGGTGGGGAGGGTGACTGCGGAGCAATTGAGGGCGGTGGGTATTCATCAGAACCTCGCACCCGTGGCCGACGTGATGATGGTGGCAGATAATCCCGGCGTGAATATTCGGACCACTGGGTCTGATCCGCGTGTTTCGGCGGAATATGTGTCGACCTTCGTCAAAGCCCAAGGGGCGAACGGACTTGCGTCAACCCTCAAGCACTTTCCCGGCTACGGGAGCGCGCGGGTGGATGCGCACTTTGATCTTCCGTCGATTCCCGTATCCCGAGAAGAGTGGGACAGGACCGAACGGATTCCGTTTGAAGCGGCAATCCGCTCGGGTGCCGAGGCGGTCATGCTCGGCCACGTGATCTTTCCCGCCCTTGACCCGGATAACGCTGCGACATTCTCGAAGCCGATTGTGCAGGGGGTGCTGCGCGAGGATCTGGGCTTTGATGGCGTTATCGTGACCGATGCCATGGACATGGGTGGCGCGGCCAGACCGGAAGGCCCCGCCGAGGCATGCGTGTCGGCGCTCCTGGCGGGAGTCGATCAGATCCTCATGCCGAGTGATCTACACAGCGCATACGCCGCGGTGCTGGACGCGCTACGTAATGGGAGGCTCGATCGTGAGCGCCTGTGCGAGTCCGCTCGGCGGATCCTCCGCTTGAAACTCAAGGTGGGACTCGACGACAGTGACATTCCCGGCCTTGATGTCTTCTCGTCCGAACGTCACAAAGAAATCGCGGAGCGAGTTGCTCGAGAATCGCTCACCGTTCGTGATGCCGAGGTCTTTTCCCCACTCGAGCAGTCGGGGTCGGTGCTCATTGCACACCCGGGCATTGATCCGCAAAAACGCGGGGTGAACCCTGGTGAGGTCCTGAAGGGCATGCTGGAAGGTGCTGGACACGATGTGCGGGAGGTGCTGTGGGGCGGTAGTGAAGCCGAGGGAGGACCGTGGAGCAACCCCGATCTCAATGTCAGCCAGGCGGTGCTCATTCTTCGTGATGCGTGGAAGGATGGCGTCGACGTTGCCGGGGTGATTGACGGGCTTGTCGGTGCGGGAATTAGCGTGACAGTGGTTGCCATCCGCTCTCCGCACGATGGGGTCGCGGTGCCCTCGGGTGTGCCTCTCCTGTACACCTACGGGGACAACGGCAGTGCGGTTCGGGCCGCGGGGCGGGTGCTTGTCGGTGATGAGGTCCCGACCGGCAGATGTCCGATGCCGGTGCCGTCGACTGGGAGCCGGACGCAATCGTGA
- a CDS encoding exo-beta-N-acetylmuramidase NamZ family protein: MSDAGAVDWEPDAIVRVLTGLERLLADPTLVPGERWALLTNDTAVTADLVSAKNALNGTGQLRALLAPEHGLHGTAQAGFTEQDATDSATGLPIIDVYAAESSDIANALREMRVDAVIADIQDVGTRYYTYAATVIDVMTASIQAGIPFYVLDRPNPLNGVTREGPGLEPDFASLVGRLDVPIRHGLTLGELAQHAARSAGIQLPSVIRMEGWGRSMTWADTGLPWVMPSPNLPTTDTALVYPGTALFEGTTLSEGRGTTRPFEIVGAPWLTASYAASLNALGLPGVAFREARFVPTFSKHRGEVCVGVQVHVLDPGLFEPVRTGVEMLMLAANLGEGFGWLTPPDIGLGAQHFIDKLWGASSLREAIPGARQVSDVMAPITRGNMGELLY; encoded by the coding sequence ATGTCCGATGCCGGTGCCGTCGACTGGGAGCCGGACGCAATCGTGAGGGTGCTGACGGGCCTCGAACGCCTCCTTGCCGATCCGACTCTGGTGCCGGGAGAGCGCTGGGCGCTCTTGACGAATGACACGGCGGTGACCGCCGACCTTGTGAGTGCAAAGAATGCGCTGAATGGGACGGGGCAACTCCGTGCCCTTCTCGCGCCCGAGCACGGCTTGCATGGAACGGCGCAGGCAGGCTTCACGGAACAGGATGCGACAGATTCTGCAACGGGCCTGCCCATCATCGATGTGTACGCCGCCGAGAGCTCGGATATTGCCAACGCTCTCCGTGAGATGCGTGTGGATGCTGTCATTGCCGATATTCAGGATGTGGGGACGCGGTACTACACCTATGCCGCGACCGTCATCGATGTCATGACCGCGTCTATCCAGGCCGGAATCCCCTTCTATGTCCTCGATCGCCCCAACCCGCTCAACGGGGTGACGAGAGAAGGTCCGGGCCTCGAGCCGGACTTTGCCAGCCTTGTGGGCAGGTTGGATGTCCCGATTCGGCACGGACTGACCCTCGGTGAGCTCGCCCAGCACGCTGCGCGGAGCGCCGGGATTCAATTGCCGTCGGTAATTCGGATGGAGGGGTGGGGCCGGTCCATGACGTGGGCGGACACCGGGCTGCCGTGGGTGATGCCTTCCCCGAATCTCCCCACGACGGATACGGCGCTCGTGTACCCCGGCACTGCTCTCTTCGAGGGCACCACCCTGTCCGAGGGGCGTGGGACGACCCGACCATTCGAGATCGTGGGGGCGCCGTGGCTCACGGCGAGCTACGCCGCCTCCCTCAACGCCCTTGGCTTGCCGGGAGTGGCGTTTCGCGAGGCACGGTTTGTTCCTACATTCTCGAAGCACCGCGGTGAGGTGTGCGTCGGGGTCCAGGTCCACGTGCTTGATCCAGGTCTCTTTGAGCCGGTTCGCACCGGCGTTGAGATGCTCATGCTGGCCGCGAACCTAGGGGAGGGGTTTGGGTGGCTGACGCCGCCCGATATCGGTCTTGGGGCACAGCACTTCATTGACAAGTTGTGGGGGGCATCGTCTCTTCGGGAGGCCATCCCGGGTGCCCGCCAAGTGTCGGACGTCATGGCACCCATTACTCGGGGAAACATGGGCGAACTCCTGTACTGA
- a CDS encoding ABC transporter substrate-binding protein, whose amino-acid sequence MSSRRNTLRRFAAVAAVAMIGLVGACGDTGNDTGDSTNGEVKDGPTLTVWAGSNIPIVANFNPYSPTALHGALGGVYEPLFLYNKIQDVDPIPLLGEEATWNDDGTELEISLREGVKWNDGEDFTADDVVYSFTNDAVQLDFIESVEAVDGNTVKFTFTIPSFRNEYSLLGATYIVPQHVYSDLDDLVTFANDDAPVGTGPFMVDSATDAGYTMVANENYWDTERPSIDRVQYLGIDGAASAESLLKSKELDYTTMFAPQPDSIINAADLGYLNVTSPNPTVGLICSNAELGCQGMQTDKAVRQALSVAIDRGEINEKAYYNLAQLGSPAFVQPGRDDAWVADGIDTLNPEDAQPEEAKRILEEAGYTMGSDGYFEKDGQRLSIKIETVEGWSDQNAAADLMTAQAKDAGIELINNTITQDQYSDRRMTGDYEIFLGALFGTPTSDPFQIYRNSFTTEFTQPVGTQLEPTQTNYSRYSNPEVDAAITAAAATNDEEELKELYAEVQRHIVEDVPYLSLFHAGSQTFYNQTNFTGWPSEDDLYVFPASWDGVSAAYVLSSLEYAE is encoded by the coding sequence ATGTCATCACGACGAAATACTCTTCGACGGTTTGCCGCCGTTGCTGCGGTAGCAATGATCGGGTTGGTTGGTGCCTGTGGAGACACGGGTAACGATACTGGCGACTCGACCAATGGTGAAGTTAAGGATGGCCCCACCCTGACCGTGTGGGCAGGATCGAATATCCCGATCGTTGCCAACTTCAACCCGTATTCCCCGACGGCTCTACATGGTGCACTCGGTGGGGTTTACGAGCCGCTCTTCCTGTACAACAAGATCCAGGACGTGGACCCGATCCCCCTTCTGGGTGAGGAAGCTACCTGGAATGACGATGGTACAGAGCTGGAAATCAGCCTCCGCGAGGGAGTGAAGTGGAACGATGGTGAGGACTTCACCGCCGACGATGTTGTTTACTCCTTCACCAATGATGCGGTGCAGCTGGACTTCATTGAGTCCGTGGAAGCAGTCGATGGAAACACGGTGAAGTTCACCTTCACAATCCCGTCTTTCCGAAACGAATATTCGCTTCTTGGTGCCACCTACATCGTTCCTCAGCACGTCTACAGCGACCTGGACGACCTCGTCACCTTCGCTAACGATGACGCACCCGTCGGTACCGGCCCGTTCATGGTCGATTCGGCGACCGATGCTGGATACACGATGGTGGCAAACGAGAACTACTGGGACACGGAGCGTCCGTCCATCGACCGAGTACAGTACCTCGGTATTGATGGCGCAGCTTCTGCCGAATCTCTGCTGAAGTCGAAGGAACTCGACTACACGACCATGTTCGCCCCGCAGCCCGACTCCATCATCAATGCGGCCGATCTGGGCTACCTAAACGTGACCTCCCCGAACCCCACCGTGGGCCTCATTTGCTCGAACGCGGAGCTTGGCTGTCAGGGCATGCAAACCGATAAGGCCGTGCGTCAGGCACTGAGCGTCGCGATCGATCGCGGTGAAATCAACGAAAAGGCATACTACAACCTCGCTCAGTTGGGTTCGCCGGCCTTCGTCCAGCCTGGACGTGATGACGCCTGGGTAGCCGATGGTATCGATACTCTCAACCCGGAGGATGCTCAGCCGGAGGAGGCCAAGAGGATCCTGGAAGAAGCTGGGTACACGATGGGCTCGGACGGCTATTTCGAAAAGGACGGTCAGAGACTGTCGATCAAGATCGAAACCGTTGAGGGCTGGTCTGACCAGAACGCCGCTGCCGACCTCATGACCGCGCAAGCGAAAGATGCCGGTATCGAACTCATCAACAATACGATCACGCAGGACCAGTACTCCGATCGACGGATGACCGGTGACTACGAGATCTTCCTCGGTGCGCTCTTCGGAACCCCGACCTCGGATCCGTTCCAGATCTACCGCAACTCCTTTACAACGGAGTTCACGCAGCCGGTTGGAACTCAGCTTGAGCCGACCCAGACGAACTATTCACGCTACTCGAATCCCGAGGTTGACGCGGCGATTACTGCCGCCGCAGCCACGAATGATGAAGAGGAGCTGAAGGAGCTCTACGCCGAGGTGCAGCGTCACATCGTCGAAGACGTGCCGTACCTGTCGCTGTTCCACGCTGGTTCGCAGACTTTCTACAACCAGACGAACTTCACGGGATGGCCGAGTGAAGACGACCTGTACGTCTTCCCCGCTTCTTGGGATGGCGTATCTGCCGCCTACGTGCTCTCCTCGCTGGAGTACGCCGAGTAG
- a CDS encoding ABC transporter permease, which produces MNYYLRRLTFYVVTLWAAVSLNFLLPRLMPGDPRTIFMDKIMRRGGEITPAMRRSIDTIFGADDSSMLDQYVEYWGNIFRGDLGVSSSMFPAKVTDLIGSALPWTLGLVGLTTIISFIMGVAIGAFAGWKRGSAADALIPAMTLLQSLPYFWLALIFVAVFSVSLGWFPIIGGYSLREFYAGPELSWGFISSVIYHGILPAITIIVASVGGYVLSMRNMMVSIMSEDYVTTAEAKGLRKSRIFFWYAGRNAVLPSLAGFGITLGFVVAGSIVMEQVFSYPGIGKLLITAVQDKDFALMQGVFLVITVTVLLANFIMDLVYGFVDPRTRSNV; this is translated from the coding sequence ATGAATTACTATCTCAGGCGCCTTACTTTCTACGTTGTCACGCTGTGGGCAGCCGTATCGCTGAACTTTCTGCTGCCCAGGCTTATGCCCGGTGACCCTCGCACGATCTTCATGGACAAGATCATGCGCCGTGGTGGCGAGATTACCCCGGCGATGCGCCGGTCGATCGATACGATCTTCGGTGCAGATGACTCGTCCATGCTCGATCAATACGTCGAGTACTGGGGCAACATTTTCCGGGGAGACCTCGGTGTCTCGTCTTCGATGTTTCCCGCCAAGGTGACTGACCTGATCGGCTCGGCTCTGCCATGGACGCTGGGGCTCGTTGGGCTCACGACCATCATCTCCTTCATTATGGGCGTGGCTATTGGCGCCTTTGCCGGATGGAAGCGCGGAAGCGCAGCTGACGCGCTCATCCCCGCCATGACACTCCTGCAGTCGCTTCCTTATTTCTGGCTCGCCCTCATTTTTGTAGCCGTATTCTCTGTCTCGCTCGGATGGTTCCCCATTATCGGAGGCTATTCCCTGCGGGAGTTCTATGCCGGGCCAGAGTTATCCTGGGGCTTCATTTCTTCCGTGATTTATCACGGCATACTCCCCGCCATCACCATCATCGTTGCCTCCGTTGGTGGATACGTGCTGAGCATGCGCAACATGATGGTGTCGATCATGTCAGAGGACTACGTGACCACAGCCGAGGCCAAGGGCCTGCGGAAGTCGCGCATCTTCTTCTGGTACGCGGGACGAAACGCAGTGCTGCCATCGCTGGCTGGCTTCGGGATCACGCTGGGCTTCGTGGTTGCCGGCTCGATCGTAATGGAGCAGGTGTTCTCCTATCCGGGGATCGGAAAACTCCTCATCACGGCGGTCCAAGACAAGGACTTCGCTCTCATGCAGGGTGTCTTCCTCGTCATCACCGTGACCGTCCTGCTCGCCAATTTCATCATGGATCTTGTCTATGGATTCGTCGACCCGAGGACTCGTAGCAATGTCTAA
- a CDS encoding ABC transporter permease gives MSNSHEEHLPNAPLDLTTQETVDERMEGIRTEATVAPRKRRRRIDVKLGIGIVLTLIVVVFAIIGPGLTQDPRNYDNPVTSPPSAENPLGTNNLGADLLAQLAEGAAGSLMVGATAGLIAVICSLFFGIVAGYRGGIVDEILSLATNIMLVIPGLPLVVVIATYLETRSMWMIAVVLGFTSWAGSAVVLRFQAKSLRSRDYVAAAKTSGESTFRIILVEILPNLLPLLSSMFLSAVVLAVLSEAGLSYLGLGPSGAITWGTILNDASTQSAFHQGAWWWFVPPGLLIAMLGCGLSLINFAIDETINPKLKLAPEAVRQVRKAKKQARRTRKAQKR, from the coding sequence ATGTCTAACTCTCATGAAGAACACCTCCCAAACGCTCCGCTCGATCTGACCACCCAAGAAACGGTGGATGAGCGGATGGAGGGGATCCGCACGGAAGCAACTGTTGCTCCCCGCAAGCGCAGGCGTCGGATTGACGTGAAGCTCGGCATTGGTATCGTCCTGACCCTGATCGTGGTCGTCTTTGCCATCATCGGGCCGGGCCTCACCCAGGACCCACGCAACTACGATAACCCCGTCACCTCACCGCCATCGGCAGAAAACCCCCTCGGCACGAACAACCTTGGTGCCGATCTCTTGGCTCAGCTTGCCGAGGGCGCTGCTGGTTCCCTCATGGTGGGTGCGACAGCCGGCCTCATCGCCGTGATCTGCTCCCTCTTCTTCGGTATCGTCGCGGGCTACCGTGGCGGGATCGTCGACGAGATCCTGTCTCTTGCCACCAACATCATGCTGGTGATTCCGGGCCTGCCGCTCGTTGTCGTCATCGCAACCTACCTCGAGACCCGCTCCATGTGGATGATTGCCGTTGTCCTCGGCTTCACCTCGTGGGCAGGCTCAGCGGTTGTCCTGAGATTCCAGGCAAAGTCATTGCGGAGCCGAGACTATGTGGCGGCGGCGAAGACATCGGGAGAGTCAACGTTCCGGATTATTCTCGTGGAGATCCTCCCCAACCTGCTCCCGCTCTTGTCGTCGATGTTCCTCTCGGCAGTGGTCCTCGCTGTTCTTTCCGAGGCGGGTCTTTCCTATCTGGGACTGGGCCCCTCCGGTGCGATCACGTGGGGCACCATACTGAATGATGCCTCCACCCAAAGTGCATTCCATCAGGGTGCCTGGTGGTGGTTTGTGCCGCCAGGGCTGCTGATCGCGATGCTGGGGTGCGGCCTGTCCCTCATCAACTTTGCGATCGATGAAACTATCAACCCGAAGCTCAAACTTGCACCGGAGGCCGTGCGGCAAGTCCGCAAGGCCAAGAAGCAGGCACGACGCACACGAAAGGCGCAAAAACGATGA